gtaatgaaaatgaccCTTTTgataatttcattaccttattttattaccatccattaccattgaaggcatccaaacaaccaaaattttcattactaattttattaccattaccgccctctaataccatgtaccaaacgggccgtaagttCATTTTGAGCTTATACACCTATACATTGTTGTGTAATCACTAATATATTCAATTGTCATTAGCCATTACAACGTCCATGCTCATTAAATGGAATATTTATTCCTTAGTCATTTGTAAAGTTGTAGagtataatttatataataagattcaCATAAAACGAGAATTAATTACATACAACTTTGATAATTCATAAgatatcactttaaaattaattaatagtagTAGATCTATCAAACTTAAATGTCAGTTAAATTTTCgataattttcatatttttatatgTAAGATCATACATGAATAATGTGAgttaattttcaacattatcacttcaaaaataatttaaaataaaaaattataatcaccgTTTAATAATTTCAATTCATCAAATCAATACATATACTTCATGCTAACAAATTTATCCAATTCAACAACCTCATAATTAACAACCCTGATTGAGTAATTGGTAGtttaatcaaaattcaaaaatctttaaaaaaaatttcaataacaCCATCGAATAATACTTGATTTCATCCTTAGAAATGACTtaccacaaattaaaatgattaatttcaGCATCAAGATCAAAATTCAAATGACAAattgcaaataaaaaagaaaagataattTTCAATCAGAAGAGGAATGGTCCAATTAATTATGAAGATTGAAGAGAAGAGTAGAAGGCCGTCGGTCCCTGGTGCGGCAGGTCTTGGATGGTCCCGGTGGCTGGTGTGGTGCAGTGGTGCCTTGGTGGCGAGACAACAGACAATAAACGGAGTGGTACGTTGATTTGGGAATGGGATTCTAGTTGATTTGGCAAGATAGCAGACATCAGATGGCCGGTCTCAACTCTGAAGGATGAGGGTTTATTTGGGTTATTATTTGGTttggaaataaaaaataaaaagtttatgtAAAATGccaaataaatgaataatgtaAGCAATATATTGATCAATTCATCTAAAGAATATTTATATgtactatttgattttttattatggatTTAAGTGATTTCAAGTGATCTTAGTGACTACTTTTTAGATTCGCTCCTGCTATTAAATTAAGGGAAATTTCAAATAGTAGTATCGAACTTTTATGAAACGTCAGTGGTATCACttatgtaagatttttccacatagtagcatccagtttatgccttatctaactatCGTAGCAtttttcttgtcaatttccgtttaattcaccatttaatttatcaacgctctcaaatgttttgggcaaattaaaaaaaaaaaagaaccaatactaaataagggtagaaacgtcaaaatagtgaattaaacggaaattgacaaaaatttaaTAGAAATGGCAGTTGGATAAGGCATAAATTGCATGCTACTATGTGGAAAAGTCttataaaagtcaaaaagtGCTATCATTGGCATTTCATAAAAGTTCGATATTACCATGTAAAATTTCCCTTAATCAATTAGAATTAGTAGGAGTTACCTACTCTTtaaacttaatatatatatattatcttctCTTTTAAGAATGTGGAACAAATTATATGAGGGCGTGtttagattatataacatatcctgaaaGCTCAACAACTAACTTgagtttttgattgagttgattcATTGACATAGTATTAGCAGAAACTAGCATAACAAGAGAtcacgggtttgaatctcaactactgttcatttaaagtgaaatattccgCTTTAGATCTCGAGGTGAAAGATAAAAAAGACCCTTGAAAACTTAAGGcgtaatgaataatataatactccttttatttttattgttgatattttaacttttttattaaaaaacacTAATAACATATATTACTTCGCAAAAAATGTAAATGAAATCTAAATTTACTTCAAGTGAATTTtaactttgtacatgaaaataatttttatgtacACTAAACAATTTGAAGCTCGATATGATAGCCAACTTTGTCCTTGTCGGTCGATAGTCATGTGGGCAATCAGaggcaaatcaaaaaataaaagtttaaaagGTCGAAAAAATATAAAGCAATACTAACAATATATGATCGAAAAACTCCCCAAGAAATTGCAAAATAGACTTGAGAAACAGGCGCTGGTCTAGGCCCCAATGTGATTTCGCCGGTGTAGGTAACAATGGACAACTATAATATTAAGCGCAAAAATATTTTTGATCATATAATTTGTAGGCTCATCCAAATTTGTAGaggcaaaaaaaattacattccCGTCCAATTAAAATGTGAAGAGTAGTGTTACAAAAATAATTCATATGCAGTCATATGTAAAAGAATGAGAAATATTGACTTAAATTTAATGGACTACTTTTTCTATTaccaatttattttaaaaagaaactttATCGAGCAAATTAATGTGCAGCTAACTGTTCTCTTTTACAGATCTTATTGTGTACAAGcccaataacaaaaatatcccgacaaatgaatatgaatatgacACTTGCACAGTTCATTTCGAATCAAACTTATGTGATCAGTTATACAAATTAGCTCCGACTCTTAAactgttagaatatataatatattctagcCGTCTAAAGcctcaactaaaaacttaagctaAACTAATAGTTAAAACCTCAcactatattaaattattcttcTCTAGGTCAATCCCTCTTCATGAGTGACGAGAGGGATGGAAGAAATTGTAGGATTGTAACAAATCAAAAATGAGGTAAGTAATAATCTGATTGCATAAAATTAACTTGCTCTAATCACATCTTAATTACTGCATATTAACAATTTTCTTTACCAAATCCACTGATTATGTGACATCATTGATAACCAGTAAAACCATGCCGTATTGTCGTGTGCATATGCTATTTAATTAACTAAACTAACCCTAATTACACTCGTAAGTACTGGAAATTAATGCGTATTTCCTCAGGCTCtttgaaatttttaatgttttttttcatAATACTTGTTTTAGCCAAGTATTTTGGGAATCAATTATAAAGGAAATGAAAGaatataactaaattaaattataaattttagttttgGTATTATTTTATGTCTGAGACTTGAACTTAAAAGTTGAAACTTAAAATCAAAGGCAAATCTTGCCTCTCAAACTTTTTAAatcattatattatataaaaatcaaaatattttcaatatttacaattaaaaaatggCTTAGTCATAAAAGTCTATTTTACAAGTAGGTGTAAGGAGTTCAAATTCAGGAGTAGATCACAactcaataaaatttaatactctagtcattttgtattttttttatttagaacctaaaatcaaataaataaattaaaataatataaattaatataaactaTATTCAGGACTTCTTGTTTTTAGAGCCATGTACAAACAATCACCTTGCATATACCCATAAATATTCGTATTAAGCTGATAATTGCAATCGTATGATATGTTGTGTACTCAATCATAGATCATGAATGAAAGTTAAACTCGTCATTTTATATTGTGTTGTTTCTGACacaatatcaaaaaataattcaaccaaaaccttaaaatgataGTTTAAAACCTAAATATCTAATAACTTACATCCTACAATCCATCACTCACAAACAAGTTATATTAAAGATATTTGACAATTAGTTGTTAACTGTTGACCGTAGTCTCTCACCATGTCAATAAAGTGGAGCTAACCTTgataaaaacactaaaaagttgaaaaaaaaggTCCAACATGACaactcaatttaaaaaaaaggacTCTTCAACCATTCCTTAACCCTATTTTCTCATTTCCCCCTGCAAACTCTCCCAAAATCTCAATACCCACATAACCCATTACCCTAactcaaaacccataaaaaaattcttcttcttcatatTCTTCTCCCAAATCAACCCAAAAACACatacaaaatcacaaaaaaccATGAAAAAACTCTATCACAAAGGTCAAATCCATCCTTCACCTTCTCCTTGTAATCAATTTTCTTTATCTTATCTTCCTGCTGCAATTCTCACTCTTACTGCTACCCTTTCTTCTGATGACAAACAAATCTTATCATACCTTCTTTCTTGTTCTTCTACTACCCCTTTTGATTTTGACCCATCTAAAAAATCCTCTAAAAAACATCTAAACACCATTAATAAACCCCATTCTCCTTCATTTTCTTGTTATTGTTTCTCTTGTTACACTAATTTCTGGGTTCGTTGGGATTCTTCCCCTAATCGTCAGCTTATTCATGAGATTAttgatgcttttgaagatgaTTTGGTCGCTCAGAGGAAGAAGAAACAAGGGTTAAGTAAAAGAGAGAAAAGGAAGAATAATGGGAAAGGATTAAAGTTGGATATTAATGGTGTTAATCATGATAAGATTGATGTTAATCCAAATGGGTTTTGTAAGGTTAATGATGATGTTAATGGATTTAATGGGTCTGACCGAGTTGATACTGAGTTGGGTCGAGTTGACTCAGTTGAAGAAGTTGATGAAATAGGGGAGAATCAAGGGTCTAATGTAAGGAAGATTGTTTGTTTTATTGGTGAGAAAATTTGGGGTAGTGTTTGGGGTTAACAAAATTTGTTTATTACACTTCGATTTTAATCAAAGCGTAACAAACAATCTTACCTCGAGAAAGTAATAGTTTAAGGTTGGTTctatagtgcaaaaatatggtTTCCGCAAAATGGATATCACGCTCAATATTGATAATTTTATAGTCAATACGACCAATATTTAAGTCACGATAAACTCAAATACTTTATCACAATACGTTGATGCGGccttgtatttgcattatagtTGTTTAATTAAGTTTGCTAATTTCAATttgaaattatgttttttttcatctttattTATAATACTACTTGTTAGGGAGtagtttatttttctaattttaataatGTATGATATATACTCCCTTTCTCTTTATGTACTACTTTGTAAACATTTTTGAGTAGTTTTAGTATTTTCATATAAGATAGTCTTTTTTGGCTTATGGGTGGTATGTTCAATGTAAATATGTAAACTTAGTCAAAAATACTATGTATATTAGCTTGTAATTAATGGATGTTTGAGCCATTTTGGGATGTTTGGTAGATAAGTTGGGCCATATTATTTATGTGGAAACAtgtcatttttctttacttttgcTTTTGAGAAAGACAATCTTCCTTTTCTAAGGTACTCttaatttttcctttcttttctatctttaattaaaagttaaatggaattgaaataaaatgctacaataattatataaaaatacccATGTTGgttaatagttataataatcaaTTTGTGGCATTTTGCATGATTATCTATCAATAACCCAATGATATACTTGACATTTTGATTCACATTCACTCAATTAAACTTTATATCAATAATTACTAACATCTTAAAAATTTGTTATACGTTGTATTATAGATGTTTAAAGATgatgaataattattatgatgTGTAGTTAATGATTGATGATGAATTAACTTATTAGTGAAGagtttcttctttttctctagTGACAGATTTTTAATTCTCATTGCctatagaaaaaattaattttctctgCCACTTGTCTATAgtaattttctaatttattttcaatcaaattaaaatcacaaattcttgtgagagacggtctttttaaGAGACCATTTCTGATTGGGTTGGCTCATAAAGAAAAAAGTAGAGTAAGAGTAGGCATTAACTTTAATGGATTGGGCCTGAGAAACGATCTCTCAAAAGACTGATTGAATTAAAATAGTTTATCATGAATCATTATAAAGCACATACAACAATGTTTAAAGGTGTCTTAGCACCTCCTCTCAAGAGTAATTATTATTCCAAACATTTTTTTATAGAAGTTCTCATTTTgcatttttggattttttttttattgttctcATAAggaatattttcaattatatcacaaatttttgacAAATATAACCTCAATCaacctcattttaatattttaataatgctttcGGTTTacacatatcttccactaactttattttaacatttttatatttttaatggtctccacatgttttccattaactttataaaaatatttttttattagttgtggtctccatatttttttcttctaacttttttttaatatttttagatatttatGATCCCCACGTCTCctacattaaatttattagaattattcaataaaataatatctctactgtttaaaatattctatttttctgaATTTCCATAAATATTTCTTATGGAAACTTCATTAAATAACGAAGGGAGTATATGTCATTAAACATTCAACAACACATTAATAAAATCTCTCGCAAACTCACCCATTAGAGCCTACAACCTCTAACAATAGGAGTCTCTAAATGAATACAATACAAGCCTCAATTAGAATACAACAACTCTCGTACACTTGTTTATGTATTCCCAAAGGCTACTCCTTTctaatcataaaagaaattaacGTAAATCTCCctgtaaaaaataaaagaaatctcACAAAGgtacaaaacgaataaaatgtcttaaaacataaaataatgctttttattagaatatataacatattttgaggcCTCAACCAccaatttaagcttttggttgaaatAGTTCACGGGATTCTACAATTCTCACCAAATATCGCATTTCGCTATGTTCTTCATCAATGTGAGAGCCAAAATATCCGTTGTTGAGAGTTGTTTATTATTAGTATGCTCTTCCAATTCAAGCTTGGACCGAAGAGAATCAAAAGGAGTAGGATTTAAATGTTGCACCAAAGATCGAAATGTACGATACTCGGAGTCGGAGGTTAGACCATGTAAAACTTGAAGAGCCAAACGACTATCGGAAATAGTAGTACCAAGATTGGTAAGAGTAGTAGCAATATGCTCAAGTTCATTACAATAGGCTTTGTTCGGAAAATTAGAGAGGGAAATTTCATTGAATTGAGACTCAAGGTGAAGGATAcgttatgttatatactctaagaaGAACATTGCCAAGATATGATGATCAAGATCTCCGTTGTCAATGAACcatctcaaccaaaagtttaagctgatggttgaggccccaggtaatgttatataatctaacacTTTTGATGTGGCCTAATCGATCGAGCAAATCAAACCTGCctgttgtttgttgtttcgGAGTGCTTGTTTGAGCACTTCTATTGCTCGTTCGAGTGCTTTGTTTTGCCCCCTTCTTTAAGTTTTCTTACATCTCAATACCATGTCCACTCTATTCCCATGATAAGATATCCTATTAAGCTATAGAGTGATCAAAATCACCTCCGTCAATGAGTGTCTTTACTCTTGTCCTaaaaacatataatgaatgagattaaaatttatttagtcaGGCATGAATATATATGAGCTTTGGCGTTAGTCTTGTAAAATAATACTTTCTGTCTCTTTAAGTTTAcactataaaatttaaaaaaataatatagttaAATCTCATTGTAAACTAAAAGGGACATAGAGAACTAAAATATTAACATCAAATAAACCATAATTGATTCTAGgagaaatattttattaacgAAGAAATTATCTGAATTTCCCTTTGAAACAAATACAATGCAGGAGTACTCGACAAAAAAACATTCAAGCCACGAACATTGACTTCGTCCAACACCTTGAccatatttttctcaaatataGATCATAGATGTCGTGCAATTTCAATCTAATAAAAGTTGACGGAATTATTATATGTAGATaatgaagtataaaataaaatgtagtgAGAATTAAATTCAGGTTTATTATAAGAGAAGAAGTATATATCAATTATCATAAgatttaatcttattttattttattattttaaaaaatagaaaaaattgtccagaataatctcatttattgtccatctgctgtgaataattcttactattgattattttaaaataatctaacctttgtatattatttgctgacagcactccttttcacattttaaccgACTATTATAGGTACATACTAGCCGTTACATTCGCTTCTTTTTCCCCCTTATGCCTCTTCGTTGGTCTAACCCTACTCCTATGGGGTGGGTAGGTATCTATAATAGACGGTTAAAATATGAAAAGGGGTGTTgtcaacaaataaaatataaaggttggattatttagaaataatcaatagtaggaATTATTCACAAAAAATGGACAGGataataggtgagattattcttGACAAATTTTCCTAATTGTTATTACTCATTTATTATATTGACCTGTTTGATTGTTAGTACTTAACACCTAACAGTGGAagttgtagtgtaaattttcatgaaaatgTATCATGACgtttttatgataatttttgtGTTCACaactttttaataatatttttttaaataataatatattgaaacgaattttataaaaaaataaaataattagaaatatcGACTGCCATGATACATTACTACACTGAAATATATTTCCAAAATGTAAAAGTTCTCTCAATTTGGTCAAAGATTCATAATTTGGACTAATTTTAGGCCTTCATTCATTCTACCAACTTTTCAAGTTTTGACTACATGCACGAAGCGCACACTCCAAATTAcatcaagaacaagaacaacaaaacaatttaaaaattttaattccaaTTCTTCACTTAATTAATTCCACAATTTTTAACATTCATATccccatgattttcaattttaccgCTCTCAGCTCAACAttcatcattttaatatttaattgaagataaaatatatttataaatgttataaacttaaattttgaaattacctttaaaaaattaattttttattttgaattataagaCAAGCTAAGAGAAGGTGAGAGTTAGGAGAGATTCAATGTCAAAACTTTGTCCGAAAAGACggagacaaaaactacaaattatGCATGcaatttatgcttttttttgtgtttttttttttttaaatttcatcgtttgctattaataaaaaaaataataatagcaatatattttttgtgacagtattatcattattaattattgttattatgatgaAATCCACCATGAGAAATCTTAAGGAGATAGGATATTGTaaagtttcttttgcatgaagaCATCAAAAGACAATCTTAGAAACTTTGGAACTAAATATTTGATGACACTTGAATAGATGAATGTAATAAATTGGTACCGATGACTATCTAAttagattataatcaaatgttgTTTCAGTTAAAgaaatagaaataaataaaataagattttttttctcgtataatagtGGAAATATGTAAATTATCATAGAACAATAAGTAGTGTAAAAGTTGATTTTGTGCAACTAATATGGATCAGAGGaagtattttttaaattgtatatatatagacaaaagacattatcatcattatcaatgtattccgctcataaaaactataattataatttaagaaaggAATTTAAGAAAGGAAAGAAAGCCAGAATTCggacttataaaaaaaaaggtcaAAAAAATCTACcatatgatgatatgatataTGAGTTGAAAGGTGGAGGTACTTAAATGGAATCAGAAGTGATGTCCCAATTGACAAATGCCATTGGTCGGCGAAGATTCGCACCCATTTATTATTGAAAACTTTATTTCCTAATGGAGACACCGGCTAACTATTTCCCTAATTCCCTTTAGCATTCTCAATTggcgataaaaaaaaaaattcctaaaCCAATCTCTTTCTATATTTTTCCTTtcattcatattatttttttgtatggaaatttttattattccaaatttatttcatttttagaaaaaaacttTCCTCACCATCTTCTCtcttattttatgttttaactcactttattttctctatcctccttattttctaatttcttacatttatctttttttcataTATTAACAATCACATTGTTTGATTAATAGTTCATAAAACATTATTATggcaaaaaattattaattaaaaataatttatgtggttaattaatatttagagttaattaatttaattcaaatgatgaaataaaattaaacaacactcatattattctaataaaacATGAGTATATAAAAAAGATATATGAAGTAAAAAATTGCACACTCTGGATGATTAAGGATTTATTTAATCGAATTTTAGCCAAATGTGTTCGATAAGTCTTGTTTAAGAGACTGATGAGTTCGTTCGTCACGTAGAGCGTCTCTTTTCTCTAAgtataaagctttttttttcaaaataataccactaataaattaaaattaacaatattaaattaattatgtaaaCGCTAAACCAATTGATAactaattttatgaaattagaGAGAGAAGAGAATTTTTGAATTGtgtaaaaaaaggaaaatgggTGGCTATctataaagaatttttttatgaattttagtgtgtatatatatatatatatatatatatatatatatatatatatatatatatatatatatatatatatatatatatatatatatatatatatatatatatatatataattttaataattcacAAAATAtggtttaaaaataatttcctAAAAGATATAATCTTAATTGTAATTGGTTGTATGGTTGGCCTAGTAAGCAATTTATCTAATTGAATAGTTTTGAGAGGTAGGGCCCATTGTAATGAAACCCTCTAAATTTCCCACGCAACAAGGTTATTTTTACAAACATTTGAGAATAATCACCATTGGTATACAATTCTACCCAAAAAAGTTTTCACTCAAACAAAAAATCTCCACCATTGGGATAGCTCTTATGGCTGTTATTTAGCCCGGATGAGGttactttctttttcttttttgaatttcTATAAAATTGGCttactaaaattaaataattttatagaaaagaaaaattatcaagaataatctaacattttcaagatttttctacaataattccaccttaattaattatgaacaaTCCCAACGTTAGGGATATTTTCAAAGTAAACTTAGGTAACCCGAtgacctactatagtaggtaatttaccaaaaaagtaaataaaaattaatttaaaattaaagaaaaatatagaaaatttacataaaaaattataaataataaaataaatcagaaacttttttcaatattttttatcattttttcgacactttattttaatttatttataaaaaaaataaacttgttatagcaagcCATTCGGTTACATATATAGGTCAAATAACCCAACTCTTCCTAACTTCAAAATAGATCCAACGatctaatttttaatcaaatccGACTTTAACCTAACTTCAAAATGTATTTAAAACGCAATTCAACATTTCATATATAGGTTAAATAACCCAACTATTAAAGTATTAGGATATGAACTTGTTTTTAGCTCGGCTCACCGTAAGACGGTCTCTTAAAAAATCGATTTAAATCGACCCAAAACACCTTGACCCAAAATCGA
This genomic stretch from Amaranthus tricolor cultivar Red isolate AtriRed21 chromosome 9, ASM2621246v1, whole genome shotgun sequence harbors:
- the LOC130824278 gene encoding uncharacterized protein LOC130824278 gives rise to the protein MKKLYHKGQIHPSPSPCNQFSLSYLPAAILTLTATLSSDDKQILSYLLSCSSTTPFDFDPSKKSSKKHLNTINKPHSPSFSCYCFSCYTNFWVRWDSSPNRQLIHEIIDAFEDDLVAQRKKKQGLSKREKRKNNGKGLKLDINGVNHDKIDVNPNGFCKVNDDVNGFNGSDRVDTELGRVDSVEEVDEIGENQGSNVRKIVCFIGEKIWGSVWG